The window ATTTATGCCCACGTCTACACCAGTGAACCGCGCATGGTCACCTTGAAATACGCCGAACTGCTCTTCAAGTATCCGGTGCGCGAGCGCGATCGGGTCGATTTCTATGCGGGCAACGTGAGCATCGGAAACACCAGTATCACCTTTGATATTGAAGGGCGCGTCGGCAAGCATGTGGTTTTCAAGACCACCGGCACCTTCGTCGCCATCGAAGAAAACGGCCGTCCCAAGGCGCTGAGCCTCAAGACGGCCGGAATGCCGCAGACAGTGGAAGACTAGCGAACCAGAAGTTCCCGCAGGATATCCAAATACTTCGGCACGTCCTCTTTCGGATTTTCTTCCTCATACTCGAGCACAATATAGCCCCGATAACCGGCATCCTTCAGAATGCCTATGATCCGCCCGAAATCAGCCTGCTCCCGCTTGCCGTTATTGGTCACCATTACCTTGATTTGGGCGTTGATGGTGTAGGGTGCGATGCGGGCGAGATCGCGATAGGGGTCGTCCGTGTTGAAGTTGCCACCGTCGAGGTTCACGCCAAACCAGGGCGAATCTTTCACGCCTTCGATAATGCGCAGCATGTGGTCCGGCGTATCCGTGATCCCGCCGTGGTTCTCCAGCGCCAGGAAAACACCCTTCTGCGCCGCGTACTCCAGCGATTCATTGAGGCCCTCGATGCACCGGCCGATGGCTGCGCCTTCGTCGTCGCCTTCCTTGACCGTGCCGGCAAATACCCGGATGACCGGCGCGCCCATCGTCGCCGCGTAGTCGATCCATTCCCGCGTCAGGGCCAGTTGCTCGTCCCGCTCCGGGCCGGGTTTGTGGCAGAAGTCATTGCCGATGGCGGTGCCGGAAATATCCAGCCCAAGGCGGAAGCACTGCTGCTTCAGGTTCATGAGATACTCGTGTGTCACGTCCTTCGGGAAGTAGTAGCTCGTCAGCTCGATGCCATCCAGGCCGTATTGGGCCCCCAGGTCGACCACGTCCTCCAGGCGCATGCCCGCCTTCGCGATTTCCTCCGCCGTGCCCCGCGTGGCCAGCGAATCCCGGAAAGAATAGGCCGCCATACTCAATTTCATGTGGCTGGCGCCGTTGCGGGGCAGGGGGGCGGCGGCGTGGCCCGTGGCGGCCAGGGTGCCGGCGGCCGCGCCGAGGCCAAGGCCCGTGGATTTGAAGAAGGATCGCCGCGAAAGGAAATCGGAGGAATTCATGCGTTAAGTCTCCTGATTGAAAGGGGCTGGCTCAAGCCAACATTGTAACCTGTGCCCCCGCCCGCTGCAAAAGAAGGGCGGCGTTGGAAACTTGACATCGCGACCCTTCATTCTCTAAAATACGCTTACATTCGGCACGCGGTTTCGTGTGTCTTTTGGGGGGTATAGCTCAGTTGGTAGAGCGCTTGACTGGCAGTCAAGAGGTCAGCGGTTCGATCCCGCTTACCTCCACCAAAACGCCCGAGGCCGGAGACTTGTCTCCGGCCTCGTTCTTGTTTTCCAGCTAACGGGGTTCTTCACGTATGGCCTGGATTTCCTTGTCAAAGCATTCCGGACAGAACCCATGGGTAAAGCGGGCCTGGGAACGCTTGCTGACGTAGGACTCCACCGAGCGCCAGCTCCCGTCCTCGTCCTGAATCTTCTTGCACCGCGCGCAGATCGACAAAAGACCCCGCAGCGTTTCGATGTCGCGCAGCGCCGCTTGCAGTTGCTCGATCAGCAGGTCCTTCTCCTGCTCGCGCAGCAGCAATTCGGCCCGCAGTCGGGCCCGCTCGATGGCATTGCCGATGGAGCGGCGCAGCATGGACCGGTTCAGCGCATTCTTGACGATGTAATCGTCGGCCCCTTCGTGGAGCGCCCGCACCGCAATTTCTTCATTGCCCTGGGAGGTGCACATGACCACGGGGATGCGCTGGGCCGTCAGGACGGGCAGCAGGGCGAGACCATCGCCGTCGGGGAGGCGAAAATCCAGCAGCACGCAATCCGGGTTGTCTCCCGCGATGGAGGCGCGGGCCGCCTCCACGGAGTCGGAGAAATGGAGTGAATAGAGCCCGCCAAGGTGTCGTTTCACGGCCTCGCGGCAGATGGCGTCGTCATCGATTACCAGTACTTTCTGTTCCATGGGGCGTCTTTCTAGGGGAGCTCGACCACGCGCCAGTACCAATCCAACATACTGGCAACGTCGACAAAGTCCCCACTGGTGCGGGACTTGACGATGTAGCCCGCCACATTCTGCAGATAAGCCCGGCAACGGTCCGACTCGTTCCGGGAGGTCGTTAATACAAAGACTACGGCATCCGCGAGCGCGCGGTCTTCCCGCAGGCATCCCAGAAACTGAAAGCCGCCCATGCGGGGCATTTTAAGATCCAGCAGGATGATGTAGGGGCGCTCGATCGGCTCCCCCGTTTCGCCCCGCAGGATCTCCAGGGCTTCGATGCCGTCTCGCGCCCGGCGAATGGGGTGGGGGAGGCCGGACTTGCGAAAGGCGCGAACGACCCGCTCCGCGTCCACATCGTCATCCTCCACGAGGAGCACGGTGACCTGCTCCACGGTTGGCGCGGGCTTCTCCTCGGGCGCTGCTTCGGTTTGCCCGTCGTCCTTCATACGCTCATCTCCTTCGGCCAGGTGAAGGAGAATTTCGCGCCCTGGCCGCCTGCCGATTCCAGGCGGATTTCGCCACCGTAGGTCTCGATCAACTTGCGAATAATGGCCAGCCCCATCCCGCTTCCCTCCACACGGTCCCGCGGGCGAAGCGTTTCAAACATCATGAACACGCGCTCATGATAGGCTGGCTCGATGCCTGGCCCGTCGTCAGTCACGGTGAAGGTCCAGAAGCGTTCCGATTCCTCGGCGCGCACCTCGATCACGCCCTCCGCGCGGTCGTGGTGCTTGATCGCGTTTCCCATGAGATTCTGAAAGACCTGTTGAAGCGGCGTCCGGAACGTCTCCAGCCGCGGAAGATTTCCACTGGTGCTCACCCGGAAGCCCGGCGGCGGATTCAGCAGCGAGATCGTATCCTGCACCAGCGCCGCCACGTCCACCAGCTCCAGGCCCGTCTCCCGCCGTCCCGCGCGAGAGAACTGGAGCAGATCGTCCAACAGGGTCTGAAGGCGCAGCACGCGCTGACGAATCTGCCCCAGATGGCGCCGGGAATCCTCCGGGAGCTGGGCGCCGGAGTCCTCTTCGATCCACCCCGCCAGACTCGCGATGCCCTCCAGGGGCGAGCGCAGGTCGTGGGACGCCACGTAGGCGAACTCGTCCAGGTCCCGGTTGCTTCGCTCCAGATCCGCCGTGTAGCGGGCCAGCATCTGCTCCGAGTGCTTTCGTTCGGTAATATCCACGATGGAGGCCAGCACGAGCGCGCCCTCCATGGATTCGATGGGGTTCAGCCCGATCTCCACCGGGATCTCCGAGCCATTCTTGCACAGGCCAAAGAGATCGCGGCCCCGGCCCATGGCCCGTGTTTCCGGGCTGCGGCGAAAGGCCTCCCGAAAGCCGGGATGGGCCGCGCGGTGGCGCGGGGGCACGAGTTCCTCAATCAGCCGCCCCACCAGCTCTTCGCTTTCGTAGCCGAAGAT of the Candidatus Hydrogenedentota bacterium genome contains:
- a CDS encoding acyl-CoA thioesterase; translated protein: MEHVTSHLCMTRDLGVGGNLFGGTMMAWMDEAAGIYAHVYTSEPRMVTLKYAELLFKYPVRERDRVDFYAGNVSIGNTSITFDIEGRVGKHVVFKTTGTFVAIEENGRPKALSLKTAGMPQTVED
- a CDS encoding sugar phosphate isomerase/epimerase, which codes for MNSSDFLSRRSFFKSTGLGLGAAAGTLAATGHAAAPLPRNGASHMKLSMAAYSFRDSLATRGTAEEIAKAGMRLEDVVDLGAQYGLDGIELTSYYFPKDVTHEYLMNLKQQCFRLGLDISGTAIGNDFCHKPGPERDEQLALTREWIDYAATMGAPVIRVFAGTVKEGDDEGAAIGRCIEGLNESLEYAAQKGVFLALENHGGITDTPDHMLRIIEGVKDSPWFGVNLDGGNFNTDDPYRDLARIAPYTINAQIKVMVTNNGKREQADFGRIIGILKDAGYRGYIVLEYEEENPKEDVPKYLDILRELLVR
- a CDS encoding response regulator, which translates into the protein MEQKVLVIDDDAICREAVKRHLGGLYSLHFSDSVEAARASIAGDNPDCVLLDFRLPDGDGLALLPVLTAQRIPVVMCTSQGNEEIAVRALHEGADDYIVKNALNRSMLRRSIGNAIERARLRAELLLREQEKDLLIEQLQAALRDIETLRGLLSICARCKKIQDEDGSWRSVESYVSKRSQARFTHGFCPECFDKEIQAIREEPR
- a CDS encoding response regulator translates to MKDDGQTEAAPEEKPAPTVEQVTVLLVEDDDVDAERVVRAFRKSGLPHPIRRARDGIEALEILRGETGEPIERPYIILLDLKMPRMGGFQFLGCLREDRALADAVVFVLTTSRNESDRCRAYLQNVAGYIVKSRTSGDFVDVASMLDWYWRVVELP
- a CDS encoding PAS domain S-box protein; protein product: MFETIGSLFDTSGFPARWQCGAWSTAHGTLHIASDIAIWGAYMAIPATITFFLMKRRDVPFLSIFWLFAGFTFFCGTTHLLDAFIFWWPAYRFAGVVKFLTAVVSWATVLALIPVIPRALALPRLGLDNVELQEALRAAQKSEERLRHVIEAAPNGMVIVDEQGRIVSANSACRSIFGYESEELVGRLIEELVPPRHRAAHPGFREAFRRSPETRAMGRGRDLFGLCKNGSEIPVEIGLNPIESMEGALVLASIVDITERKHSEQMLARYTADLERSNRDLDEFAYVASHDLRSPLEGIASLAGWIEEDSGAQLPEDSRRHLGQIRQRVLRLQTLLDDLLQFSRAGRRETGLELVDVAALVQDTISLLNPPPGFRVSTSGNLPRLETFRTPLQQVFQNLMGNAIKHHDRAEGVIEVRAEESERFWTFTVTDDGPGIEPAYHERVFMMFETLRPRDRVEGSGMGLAIIRKLIETYGGEIRLESAGGQGAKFSFTWPKEMSV